GTAGCGGTAGATGGTTCGCCGTTAGAGGTGACATCGGGCTTTGCATCAGTAACGGGAGAGTCATCCGTTTTGGAAGTTTCTTCggtttttaattttttttcattttcggGTTCGCTTTTTATGCCATTTGCAACTGGCTCTTCGGAAGCGTTGGGAATACCAGCAATGATGGAAAATTGACCACCTGCACCCGCTACACGGATCGCCACTTCCTTGATTGCCTTGGAACGAACTAATGTAGGAACAGCTACATCTTCATCATTATCACCTTGACCAACCTCGTAGTTTTCAGCAGATCCCCATGAATAAACCTTACCATCTGAGGTAACAGCCAAGTTGTGATGGGTACCACACACGACCTGTATAACATTAGTAAGTCCTGGGATTATAGTAGGGGTTGACAAGTAGTAATTGTTTCccttttcatctttaacTACTGTTTCTGGAAGTGCATTATCCGGAATTCCTAATTGATGACGATCATCTCGACCCCAGGCTAACACTCTCCCATCTTCAAGTAAGGCTAGGGTATGATGTTCACCACCTGTAATAGACTTAACATTATATCCTTCTAAAGCATCAACGAGTGTAGGCTTTGTAATAACGGCgccttcttcttcatcttctacCTCTATTCCACATTGTCTGGTTATATTTAAGCCCCAAGCATAAACGCGTCCTTTGTTGTCAATCGCAAAAGAATGATACGATCCTGCTCCAACtgaaataatattttttaaagctaaCGGTTGAGGAGTCAAGCCTTGAAGTCGACGACGTTCTAACATACGTCTACCCAGTTGAAACTGTTGACCATTACCCCATGTATATACTTTTCCTGTGGTAGTCAAGGCAATAATATGGTCCGTCCCTGTAGCTAATTGACAAATTTCGGGAAGTCGCATCTGCGTCGGTTCAGCTGTACGTTTTTGAGAATCGCTATACCCTAATACACCATCGGAACACTAGTATGTTAGCAAACgaaaaatgataaatttataaagcCATTTGTTCCAAAAGGGCGAAGGGAAATGATACAATGAGTCAATAGACTATAAACAACACTGCAACGATAACAGCACCTGAATTTGGAATCAAAGATCAAATGATAATTTTTCACGGCCAAAACAAATTACTTACACGGAAAGTACCCCAAGTAAAGCAGCAGCCATTGTCCGTTATTGCTGCAGTGAGATTGTCGCTACATATAACTTTTGTAACGCGTAGATGAGATAAAGCACCTTCGACCTTAGAAGGAGTTCCCTCTAGTAAATCATTGTCAACTTTGTCTCCATTCTCATCCTTTTGATCCTTAGTAAGACGACCAAGGGCATAGTCATCATTAACTCCCCAGGTGTATACGCGACCGTCATGAGAAAGGGCTGCAGAATGCATGCCGCCAACAGCCAAATCGACTACTCCTACTTTATCTGTAGATAAAATAGGATTCAAACGAGGACGATAAACGACatccatttcttcttcgCCCATACCTAGCTCGTTCATGGAACCGCTTCCAAAGACGTAAACGTTCAATCGTTCCGTAGGTAGTTCAGGTATCTTATTAATTCGCTTTGCGCTTCCTGGGACACGAACGGGTTTGGGTAGAGAGCTGACCTTTGCACGTTTAACCGGCTTTTTGCCATTTTTCATCACATCTGATTCATCtaattctcttttttcaacCCCATTTTTTGAGACCTCCTCTCTTTTAGTTGAGCTTCTAGTACTTCTATTAGAAGTCATTATGAGTTTTAGCTGGAAGGGTTAGCTTTGCTACTAACAATCGATttgtaatttaaaaaagaacaagaTGTCATCGCGTATTCCATGCAACCATCACCAGACGCAAATCCAAGAATTACATTTACTTTTTGGTACCACTTACTATAGCTTGGGtttaaaatattacaaaagacaaaaaacaACGATTTATGtcgtttttgttttcgCAGAGACgttgttttcaaaactcGAACAAGTCGTTCTGTATACGGATTCTCACTATTCAGTATACTGCGAATCGTTGTTATGTGCAGCTTGTAATTAAGCATTCGTTAATTACAACATAAGCTTCGTTTAGCAAAATAAGTTATTGACTTCAGTAAAAGTTCCCAGCTTGTATTTGTTCAAATGTGTGTAAGGTGAGCTACgaatttttatgaaatcctttctttttttttaacttcatTTGATTTATATAAATTCGTTTAATCACGTCGaatgttgaaaatttgagaCCTCTTCTTATCTGAGAAAGCGGTTTCATGTATAGCTAAACAAAgatcaaatttaaaaaaaaagctcaTTAGTCATAAGAAGTTACAGTAAGACTCGGAGTGTCCATCGTTCAGCAAGATCGTATGCGAGAATACGAACTCAAGCAACGCGATTTTAATCTCTtcataaattatttttatgagGACCATATACTTTTTTCCCTCATGATTTAATATTTAGTTACAATGAACATAGTCGTTAGCAGTttctgttttctttattcttttctgGATTTATATGTCTGTGAATTTGCCATGTCATAAATTTGGGTAACGATGTTACTCAACTTGATTCTACAAGTTTGCCTGTGAACTTGAGTATACtgtaaaattaatttctCTTCTTAATCAGCtcaaattattaaaagttgtagttgaaattttcaaaatacgGCAAGTTGTCTTGTGGGGGGCGGTTTTATCTATCGGTAATGGCTCAAAGGTTAACCCTATAGAAGGGACTTGTGGTGTTTGGTGACTGGCTCAGTACCTTGCCAACAGCAGAATTGGCATCCCTTGCTCATCTTGATCAAAACTGTGTAAATACAGCCTTTTCAAAGAGTAagttattataataaatttacaacTAACGTAGATAGGGCTTCGGATGCTGTCCCATTGAATTGCGAGAGTGTAAACAATAACCTCGCGACTTCAGCCAGTATTGAACAAAAAACCTCTCTAGGATGTCTGTTGCATCCTTTCTCACGGGCGAAAAGCTTCTAGCAGGATCCAAGTTTGTAATTGGAAAATACAATGTTACTATCGAAAAGTACATAGCCGAAGGTATAATTTTTGGGTTGGATGGATCGAGGAGTATTACAATGaaagatttattttactaacaTTTTTCATTAGGCGGCTTTTCTCATGTATATCTTGTTCAAACAAATTCCAAAACTGATGGATCACCGATAACTGCTGTTTTGAAACGCATGTATTCTCCAGACGAGAATGCCCTGCGTTTCGTGAAAACTGAAATCGAAACGATGGTATGTTAACgttattgatttttttgtctaACTTATTAGGAACTACTCAAATCCAATCCCCACGTGGTTTCGTATATCGACTCCTGCATATTTCCTCTCGAGAAAGCGGGTGTCAACACTGGATTTGAAATCCTGCTTTTGATGGAATACTGCGCTGGGGGTGGATTGATAGATTTTATGAATCAAAGGTTACAAACTCGGTTGTCAGAGCATGAAgtcttaaaaattatttcagATATTGTACAGGGTGTTGCTTCCTTACACTATCTGAGACCTCCTCTCATTCATCGCGATCTGAAAGTAGAAAATGTTTTGCTAAGCtttaatacttttaaattgtGCGATTTTGGAAGTGTGACTGAGCCAATGCATGCTGCTGAAAACTCTAGCGAAATTCAAGCATTAGAAAAAAGTATCAACACATTTACTACCTACCAATATCGTGCCCCTGAGATGATTAATTTGTATTCAGGCTTAGGAATTGATGAGAAAAGTGACATGTGGGCTTTAGGAGTCTTGTTATACAAACTCTGTTACTATACAACTCCTTTTGAAACACAAGGTCCTAACGCTATATTAACAGCTTCATATTCCTTCCCCCCATTTCCTCCTTATTCACATTCTCTTAAAAATGTCATCATCGCTTTACTTCAGCCGAATCCTTGTCTTCgtccaaatatttttcagtTGATGTGTGAGATATGTCGTCTTAGAGGGACGGCTTTACCTTTTAGGGATATATACAGTGGAAGAGAGTCGTCTTTTTATGATTTGCATAACCGGAAAATAATGTCTTTGCTTCGAcaaacaacaacaacacCGTTTGCTGGAAACCAAGTCATGCCGACTCCACAGGTTCAGGGCTCAAGACCTCCCCCTCCTCCTCCTATGCCAGCTCCTATCTATAACGTACCAAATGTGCCGACTGTACCAACCGTTTCCCCTAATCCATTTTTGCAACCTACTTTCTCTGGCACTTCTCAAGCTAGTGCACATCCTTCTATCCACAGCCAATCCGCAACATTTAACAACACTCAAGATGTGAACAGACAGAGTGTTTCGTCTCCGAAGGTTGTTTCATCAAGTTCTGTAACTGGCTCAGGAGCTAGTGGTCGCAAAGTCTACACACCTCAAAGTAAGAATCCCTTCCCAATATCTCAGGGAGTCACGGGAacatcttcaaaattttctgCTAGCGAGGTTACAGAAGATAATGGTTCACCAAACGCCGGACTCGATGCCGATAACGTTGACGTTGAGGAAGTTGTTAACCAGCGTTATCCTGATCTAAATGAGTTGGAGTCACAGCTTACTAGTCATACTAATATTACGACTAGTTCTCATCATAACCCTAGGGAACAAGAGATAGCAAAATTGGCTGATGATGCATTCGCTAGTTTCCGTCAGACAGCTGGTACTTCAACCGCAAATAGTACTCATACCACTGGTACTCAGGATATATCTGCCTTTGATACAAATTTTTCGGAAGGGGTTGGTAGCGTAAGgtcttcttttgatttcCCTGATCGTCCAGTATCTAGACGACCTTCAAGCACTTCTAGGTCGTCTGTTAAAATTACTGGACCTTCGAGCCCCAATGCGCGTTCTATGGCTTATGAGCAACACTCCTTTAACCTTGATGATTTGAGTAATACTAATTTTGGTTCTAATAATTCTCTTAGACATGCCAAAtcattttccaaatattaTTCACCTTCTCATAAAGATTCGAACAAAACTTCCAGAAACACATCTAAAGAGGGGCTCCCCTCCAGTCCTACTATGCTCTATCGTACAACATCTAATACTAGAGGTGACTATATCGTTCAACGCACACAACAGTCTGCCAATCCTTTGACAAATATCGAACCCCAAGATATGTCAAACCTTAGTACTGATATTAATGCTTCTGACGTTGTTGCCGATTCAACCAACTCTATTCTTTATCCTACTTCGACCGCGTCTTCTGTTGCCAACACTATTGCCTCCGATGTTGACGACTTTGGAACTTTTAATGGTTTACAAAGAACCGTGAGTTTACATAGTGAGCGGGCAAGTCTTGACAAGAAGCGTCCTTCTTTTCATGACAAAAATCCgtactttaaattttctccAAGCAAGTATGTTGACGAAGGATTGGAAGGTGAAAGTGAATTAAGAGAGCGTGTACGAAGTTATGCTAACCGCTCAAGTTCAAGTTTCCATAATCCAGATTTAACAGACACAGAAATTCAAGAGACGTCTTTTAATAACGATTTGAGGCCTGTAGCTTCTATTCAAAGTGCAGAAACCTCCAGAAGCGTAAGTGATAGACCTGCAAATTTTCCAGAGGAATTAAACGACACGTTATTTGAGCAAAAATATCCGGGAATTGTTGATTACGAGGAACCCAATTCGAATGCAGAAAAGAACGTTAATATTTGAGTTATCAACCAGACTTTACCGACTTTAAactaattatatttttttgcaatgatttatttccttattatatatataaatccTTCATGCAAATTCGGTGTTGCCTTTGAAGAGTTTTAGATGgatgattttttgatatgTACCGCTTGATGTCACGGCCTGTGCTTCAAGTCTTTGGAATTTTTACTCATGTTATTCTCTGTATCTATCGTTGTTCACTAGTTCTCCAGGAATTGGAGTTCCCTATACATAACTCGGATACATAGTAGCCAAAATTCTAATATCAGTTTTTCAATATaaattccattttttggattattGTAAAAGCTTTAGTTATTGACaagttattatttattttcagcGCAGAGTTTTATGTTGTCAAAGCTCGTTATTCCAATCGTGGTTAAATAATCAGAAcaagtaaacaaacaaataccCAACTAGATAACATGGATTTGTGGAAGAAAGGAAAGCGCTTCTTTCGATTTAGTAAAGAACCAGTAATTACATGTATTAATACTAGTTATGCtggtaaagaaattatatttgatttaattgCCAACCCGCAAATGGAAACTAAAGATGTCAATCTTACTTTGGATTTTGATGCACCAATTTTCCACCGAAAAGCAGGAATAGACGGGCTGCTAACACTAACTAATAAGTCAAAAGTAAACGAAATTCAGCTGATCAGTATCGAAGTCTTTATAATTGGAATATGTAAACACAAGTTTCATTCGTCAACAGTCTTCCTGTGTTTAGGAACTCACATCATGGAAGGGCAATACATTGTACCAGAAGAACTCTTAGATTATGCTAAAAAAAGGGGGAAAAACCGGATAATCAGTATTCCCAATCATTCAACAGTTGACATTCCATTTCAAGTCAATTTTCCTAAACACGTCGAAGTAGGACCTGGCCGACAAATCCATTCAAGGGTAAAGGTACAGTATTTTGCATACGCGTAAGTAAAAGTGACAATGATACACGCAAGCTAACAGTTAAGCAATATAATTTACCAAAGCGCAGACAAATTGAGAAGTCGGAGAGAATGCCAAGAAATAAATGTACTACCCAGCATATCACCATCCTCGTTTTTAGACTCTCCCTCCATTATGTGCGTAAGTAAACAACCAGACTTAAAAAAGGACCGTCAACGTAAATCGGCCACAAGAATTACTGTGAGTTTGCCCCGAACAGACTGGCTTGCCGGTGAGTCAGTGGTTtcgaaaattaa
This region of Schizosaccharomyces pombe strain 972h- genome assembly, chromosome: II genomic DNA includes:
- the pim1 gene encoding RCC1 family Ran GEF, which gives rise to MTSNRSTRSSTKREEVSKNGVEKRELDESDVMKNGKKPVKRAKVSSLPKPVRVPGSAKRINKIPELPTERLNVYVFGSGSMNELGMGEEEMDVVYRPRLNPILSTDKVGVVDLAVGGMHSAALSHDGRVYTWGVNDDYALGRLTKDQKDENGDKVDNDLLEGTPSKVEGALSHLRVTKVICSDNLTAAITDNGCCFTWGTFRCSDGVLGYSDSQKRTAEPTQMRLPEICQLATGTDHIIALTTTGKVYTWGNGQQFQLGRRMLERRRLQGLTPQPLALKNIISVGAGSYHSFAIDNKGRVYAWGLNITRQCGIEVEDEEEGAVITKPTLVDALEGYNVKSITGGEHHTLALLEDGRVLAWGRDDRHQLGIPDNALPETVVKDEKGNNYYLSTPTIIPGLTNVIQVVCGTHHNLAVTSDGKVYSWGSAENYEVGQGDNDEDVAVPTLVRSKAIKEVAIRVAGAGGQFSIIAGIPNASEEPVANGIKSEPENEKKLKTEETSKTDDSPVTDAKPDVTSNGEPSTATSESKDSVLEPSSTTA
- the ppk29 gene encoding Ark1/Prk1 family protein kinase Ppk29; its protein translation is MSVASFLTGEKLLAGSKFVIGKYNVTIEKYIAEGGFSHVYLVQTNSKTDGSPITAVLKRMYSPDENALRFVKTEIETMELLKSNPHVVSYIDSCIFPLEKAGVNTGFEILLLMEYCAGGGLIDFMNQRLQTRLSEHEVLKIISDIVQGVASLHYLRPPLIHRDLKVENVLLSFNTFKLCDFGSVTEPMHAAENSSEIQALEKSINTFTTYQYRAPEMINLYSGLGIDEKSDMWALGVLLYKLCYYTTPFETQGPNAILTASYSFPPFPPYSHSLKNVIIALLQPNPCLRPNIFQLMCEICRLRGTALPFRDIYSGRESSFYDLHNRKIMSLLRQTTTTPFAGNQVMPTPQVQGSRPPPPPPMPAPIYNVPNVPTVPTVSPNPFLQPTFSGTSQASAHPSIHSQSATFNNTQDVNRQSVSSPKVVSSSSVTGSGASGRKVYTPQSKNPFPISQGVTGTSSKFSASEVTEDNGSPNAGLDADNVDVEEVVNQRYPDLNELESQLTSHTNITTSSHHNPREQEIAKLADDAFASFRQTAGTSTANSTHTTGTQDISAFDTNFSEGVGSVRSSFDFPDRPVSRRPSSTSRSSVKITGPSSPNARSMAYEQHSFNLDDLSNTNFGSNNSLRHAKSFSKYYSPSHKDSNKTSRNTSKEGLPSSPTMLYRTTSNTRGDYIVQRTQQSANPLTNIEPQDMSNLSTDINASDVVADSTNSILYPTSTASSVANTIASDVDDFGTFNGLQRTVSLHSERASLDKKRPSFHDKNPYFKFSPSKYVDEGLEGESELRERVRSYANRSSSSFHNPDLTDTEIQETSFNNDLRPVASIQSAETSRSVSDRPANFPEELNDTLFEQKYPGIVDYEEPNSNAEKNVNI
- a CDS encoding arrestin, meiosis specific; translation: MDLWKKGKRFFRFSKEPVITCINTSYAGKEIIFDLIANPQMETKDVNLTLDFDAPIFHRKAGIDGLLTLTNKSKVNEIQLISIEVFIIGICKHKFHSSTVFLCLGTHIMEGQYIVPEELLDYAKKRGKNRIISIPNHSTVDIPFQVNFPKHVEVGPGRQIHSRVKVQYFAYANIIYQSADKLRSRRECQEINVLPSISPSSFLDSPSIMCVSKQPDLKKDRQRKSATRITVSLPRTDWLAGESVVSKIKIENHSKSSIKTLKLCLYRRIIGFDPPSWKTQQMMSHLNLSRKNSEVSKTCKCLQKETIRCNKKSNCYNWNGIAALETYTTECHIQIPDKEATITVGSNFEVDHFLKISVGNKLWTLNRVEIPFKIISANSLSLEQENVFLNLEKLTNKASPHGLPISVRLGNSLSYDALSAARRMRNTRYFLYS